The proteins below are encoded in one region of Helicobacter kayseriensis:
- a CDS encoding HNH/ENDO VII family nuclease, whose translation LYHLRDKDALPIDQARGFQILKDANGEDLQGEEIKLSCPLEWKDRQVLLFGYLNAPSLKHSILLLPSSIQEEDEEIIITSLESKHDEEYIKFTFPANPTPPAEEVMQCDEFMIDDAVCELKALSLQESKESQDQSTKQENLKKYIIRFSKELSQKGRREVEFDKELDDFFIYASRNAKSTSSKINQNKSKAEEALLEDGTKITRSKAYREFNKIEQGFLDSAVLVQVEGRSVAQRTQVIDLGAVSLANMKSGKAPRGIDGEPIELHHLQQKEDGILLELTKTEHKDNSRALHSYKKTSEIDRIGFARFKKRYWKARFDGLGI comes from the coding sequence GCTTTATCATCTAAGAGACAAAGACGCTCTTCCTATCGATCAAGCCAGAGGATTCCAAATACTCAAAGATGCAAATGGCGAAGACCTCCAAGGAGAAGAGATCAAGCTCTCTTGCCCTCTTGAGTGGAAAGATCGACAAGTCCTTCTCTTTGGATACCTCAATGCCCCCTCTTTGAAGCATTCTATTTTATTGCTTCCTAGCTCTATCCAAGAAGAAGATGAGGAGATCATCATCACATCACTTGAAAGCAAGCACGATGAAGAATATATCAAATTTACCTTCCCCGCAAACCCTACCCCACCAGCAGAAGAAGTGATGCAATGTGATGAATTTATGATTGATGATGCTGTTTGTGAGCTCAAAGCCCTTAGCCTACAAGAATCAAAAGAATCTCAAGATCAATCAACCAAGCAAGAAAATCTAAAAAAATACATCATAAGATTCTCAAAAGAGCTTTCTCAGAAAGGAAGAAGAGAGGTGGAGTTTGATAAAGAGCTAGATGATTTTTTCATCTATGCTTCTAGAAATGCCAAAAGCACATCAAGCAAGATCAATCAAAACAAAAGCAAAGCTGAAGAAGCACTACTAGAAGATGGGACAAAGATCACAAGATCAAAAGCTTATCGAGAGTTCAATAAGATCGAACAAGGCTTCCTTGATTCTGCGGTGCTTGTGCAAGTAGAGGGCAGAAGTGTAGCCCAAAGAACCCAAGTGATCGATTTGGGAGCAGTGAGTCTGGCAAATATGAAAAGTGGAAAAGCTCCAAGAGGGATAGATGGGGAACCTATCGAGCTTCACCACCTCCAGCAAAAAGAAGATGGGATTTTGTTAGAATTGACAAAAACTGAACACAAAGACAACTCAAGAGCTTTGCATAGCTATAAAAAGACTAGCGAAATTGATCGTATTGGGTTTGCTAGGTTTAAAAAGAGATATTGGAAAGCAAGATTTGATGGATTAGGAATCTAA